In Companilactobacillus allii, one genomic interval encodes:
- the ybeY gene encoding rRNA maturation RNase YbeY, translating into MDLEIYNDDKLIDQSRVDWVNDIVKFTFDKLELKDDTQLSIHFVTKDKIHEINKEYRDTDRATDVISFAINDGEDSLNYLEEQIPDLPLDLGDLFISVEIVDEHAKDYEHSFDRELGYTIVHGILHLNGYDHIKPEDEKVMIGLQEEILSAYGLQK; encoded by the coding sequence ATGGATTTAGAAATTTATAATGATGATAAGTTAATCGATCAATCACGTGTTGATTGGGTCAATGATATTGTGAAGTTTACTTTTGACAAATTAGAATTAAAAGATGACACTCAATTATCAATTCATTTTGTTACAAAAGATAAAATTCATGAAATTAATAAAGAATATCGTGATACCGATAGAGCAACTGACGTAATTAGTTTTGCCATTAATGATGGAGAGGATTCATTGAATTATTTGGAAGAGCAAATTCCTGATTTGCCATTGGATCTTGGAGACTTATTTATAAGTGTTGAAATCGTTGATGAACATGCTAAAGATTACGAGCATTCATTTGATCGTGAATTAGGATATACGATTGTGCATGGGATTCTTCATTTAAACGGTTATGATCACATAAAACCAGAAGATGAAAAGGTCATGATTGGTTTACAAGAAGAAATTCTTAGTGCGTATGGATTACAAAAATAG
- a CDS encoding cytidine deaminase translates to MEINEQELFDIAYKAMDHAYAPYSNYTVGAAILCDDGKIYSGVNIENASYGLTNCAERTAIFKAVSVGAKEIKAIAIVNGTSDMSKPCGACRQVMSEFMKSDAPVFLANNVNEYKEFKFREILPLAFSDEDMD, encoded by the coding sequence GTGGAAATTAACGAACAAGAATTATTTGATATAGCATATAAAGCCATGGATCATGCGTATGCACCGTATTCAAATTATACAGTCGGTGCAGCTATTCTATGTGATGATGGAAAAATTTATTCTGGTGTTAATATAGAAAATGCTTCATATGGATTGACCAATTGTGCTGAAAGAACAGCTATATTCAAGGCTGTATCTGTTGGTGCTAAGGAAATAAAAGCTATTGCAATCGTTAATGGAACTTCAGATATGTCTAAACCTTGTGGTGCATGTAGACAAGTTATGAGTGAATTTATGAAATCAGATGCACCAGTATTCTTAGCGAATAACGTTAACGAGTATAAAGAGTTTAAATTTAGAGAAATTTTACCACTGGCATTCAGTGATGAGGATATGGATTAA
- the era gene encoding GTPase Era, translated as MDNKNFRSGFVAIVGRPNVGKSTFMNRIIKEQIAITSPKAQTTRNKIQGIFTDEKRQIIFLDTPGIHKPHNGLDQYMDSAATSALKEVDAVLFMTEAGQSAGPGDKFIIEELKKVKAPVFLILNKIDMINPDDMAPQISEYSQLMDFSEVVPISATNGNNVDELIDSLTKVLPVGPQYYDDDQITDHPEYFIVGELIREKILEDTRDEIPHTVAVIVESMNQRTAAGKLQVEASIYVERESQKPIIIGKGGSMLKNIGIGSRIKIEHLLGEKINLKLWVRVKKNWRDDPLFLNQAGYSVKDLK; from the coding sequence ATGGATAATAAAAATTTTCGTTCAGGATTTGTAGCAATTGTAGGACGCCCCAATGTTGGTAAATCAACATTTATGAACCGTATTATTAAAGAACAAATTGCAATTACTTCACCTAAAGCACAGACAACTAGAAATAAGATACAAGGTATTTTTACGGATGAAAAACGTCAAATAATCTTTTTGGATACACCCGGAATCCATAAGCCACACAATGGTTTGGATCAATATATGGATTCAGCAGCTACTTCTGCATTAAAAGAAGTTGATGCAGTATTATTTATGACAGAGGCTGGACAATCAGCTGGACCTGGAGACAAGTTCATTATTGAAGAATTGAAGAAAGTTAAGGCACCAGTATTCTTGATTCTGAATAAAATTGATATGATCAACCCAGATGATATGGCTCCACAAATTAGTGAATATTCACAATTAATGGACTTCTCTGAAGTTGTACCAATCAGTGCAACAAATGGTAATAATGTCGATGAATTGATTGATTCCTTAACGAAGGTATTACCAGTCGGACCACAATATTATGATGATGACCAAATCACTGATCATCCAGAATACTTTATCGTTGGTGAGCTTATTCGTGAGAAGATACTTGAGGATACACGTGATGAGATTCCTCATACTGTTGCTGTAATTGTTGAATCAATGAATCAACGTACGGCGGCTGGTAAACTTCAAGTTGAAGCAAGTATTTATGTTGAAAGAGAAAGCCAAAAGCCAATTATTATTGGTAAAGGTGGTAGTATGCTTAAAAATATTGGTATTGGTTCACGTATTAAAATCGAGCACTTATTAGGTGAAAAAATCAATTTGAAGCTTTGGGTAAGAGTTAAGAAAAATTGGCGTGATGATCCATTATTCTTGAATCAGGCTGGATATTCGGTTAAGGATCTTAAGTAA
- the recO gene encoding DNA repair protein RecO, whose translation MHQNETNFFGIVVRRQRYREKDALVTILTKEYGFRTFLVRGTQGSKSKISGSVITFSYGDYTGVVRDEGLSYLNSASNIKQFDEIIQDIELNAYATFLFDLLHSAFIDSPLTDEWYRDTFKALLYIENGFDPQIVIDIMQMHLLQVFGVQPNMDSCVVGGETEGRFDFSVVLGGIICSKHFDTDIHRLHVPERIVYFLRLFSKIGLDQIGKIEIKNNNKDMIQGAIDSIYLGSVGYYPKSKKFIDDMKTWRI comes from the coding sequence ATGCATCAAAATGAAACAAACTTTTTTGGTATTGTTGTTCGTAGACAAAGGTATAGGGAAAAAGATGCGCTAGTCACGATTCTTACTAAGGAATATGGTTTTAGAACTTTTTTAGTTCGAGGAACACAAGGATCAAAGTCTAAGATTTCTGGCTCAGTTATTACATTTTCATATGGTGATTATACTGGAGTGGTTAGAGACGAAGGTCTATCTTATTTGAATTCTGCTAGTAATATTAAACAGTTTGATGAGATAATTCAGGATATCGAATTAAATGCGTATGCCACCTTTCTTTTTGACTTATTGCACAGTGCATTTATAGACTCACCGTTAACAGATGAGTGGTATAGGGATACGTTCAAGGCACTATTGTATATTGAGAATGGATTCGATCCACAAATAGTTATTGATATTATGCAAATGCATTTATTGCAGGTGTTTGGTGTACAACCCAATATGGATTCTTGTGTTGTTGGTGGTGAGACAGAGGGAAGATTCGACTTTTCAGTTGTTTTAGGTGGAATTATTTGTTCAAAGCATTTTGACACAGATATTCATCGATTGCATGTACCTGAACGAATCGTTTACTTTTTAAGATTATTTAGTAAAATCGGTCTTGATCAAATTGGTAAGATTGAAATCAAGAATAACAATAAAGATATGATTCAAGGTGCTATCGATTCTATTTATCTTGGTTCAGTGGGATATTATCCTAAAAGTAAGAAATTTATTGATGATATGAAAACGTGGCGTATTTGA
- the glyQ gene encoding glycine--tRNA ligase subunit alpha, giving the protein MAKELNVQNMILTLQKFWGDKGCMLMQAYDTEKGAGTMSPYTFLRAIGPEPWNAAYVEPSRRPADGRYGENPNRLYQHHQFQVVMKPAPENIQEYYLDSLRALGIEPLEHDIRFVEDNWENPSMGCAGVGWEVWLDGMEVSQFTYFQQVGGLACHPVTSEITYGVERLASYIQNVNSVYDLEWGDGVLYGDIFKEPEYEHSKYSFEESNQDMLFKFFDEYEKEANRLMDLGLVHPAYDYILKCSHTFNLLDARGAVSVTERAAFLSRIRKMAHKVAKAFVEERKKRGFPLLANSDAVKENEND; this is encoded by the coding sequence ATGGCAAAAGAATTAAATGTACAAAATATGATATTGACACTTCAAAAATTTTGGGGTGATAAAGGTTGCATGTTGATGCAAGCTTATGATACAGAAAAAGGTGCCGGAACTATGAGTCCTTATACGTTCTTGCGTGCAATTGGACCAGAGCCATGGAATGCAGCTTATGTAGAACCTTCAAGACGACCAGCAGATGGTAGATATGGTGAAAACCCTAATCGTTTGTACCAACATCATCAATTTCAAGTTGTTATGAAACCAGCTCCTGAGAATATTCAAGAATATTATCTAGATTCACTACGTGCACTAGGCATTGAACCTTTGGAACATGATATTCGTTTCGTTGAAGATAACTGGGAGAACCCATCAATGGGTTGTGCCGGTGTTGGTTGGGAAGTTTGGCTTGATGGTATGGAAGTTTCACAATTTACATACTTCCAACAAGTCGGCGGTCTAGCATGTCACCCTGTAACAAGTGAAATCACATATGGTGTTGAACGTTTAGCTTCATACATTCAAAATGTTAATTCAGTTTATGATCTTGAATGGGGTGATGGAGTACTTTATGGTGATATTTTCAAAGAACCAGAGTATGAGCATTCAAAGTATTCATTTGAGGAAAGCAATCAAGATATGTTGTTTAAATTCTTTGATGAATATGAAAAAGAAGCAAATCGTTTAATGGACTTAGGACTAGTTCACCCAGCTTACGATTATATTTTGAAATGTAGTCACACATTTAATTTGTTGGATGCCCGTGGAGCTGTCTCTGTTACTGAAAGAGCAGCATTCTTATCACGTATTAGAAAAATGGCACATAAAGTTGCAAAGGCATTTGTTGAAGAACGTAAGAAGCGTGGTTTCCCATTATTGGCAAATAGCGATGCAGTAAAGGAGAATGAAAATGACTAA